AGCAGCTCCTTTCGGGCGCGCTTCCGTCTCTCCCTCTCTAGCACCCGCAGGCTGGCTGCTTCAGTCCGGGGGAGAACAGGCCGCCAGCCCCGGCGGGTCACCTTCACCCAGCCCTCCTCATCACagactccctcctcctccttggccTTAGCTTCTTCCTGCAAGGAAGGTGATCCCATCATCCGGTGGGATTCTGGGACCTCCTGCAGCCTCCAGCAGCCCACCCTCCACGCCCTCCTCCCAAAGTCAGAACCGCCCTGAGCCCCGCCCCCCAGGGACGGGctgctcccctcctcccagcaCGGTGTCGGGGCTCAGGATGGCGGGGAGGGCACGGACCTGCTGGGGCTGCCTCCTTCTCCACTATAGACCACGTGGAGACTAGATGTGTCACCCAGCCAGCAGCCCAGGATCCAGCAGGGAAAGAGGGAGTCTGGCCTCTACAGAGTGGCTAAGGACAGGCCGCCACCGCCCTCCCTCTGGGGCGCCACCTTCCCACAGCCACACAGGCGATGCGGTGCTCGGCCGACCCTGCGGAGCCTCTACCTCAGCGATCTTCTGGTCATACGCCTCCATGAACGTGTCCACTTCCACCCTCAGGGCCTCAGGGTCGGGCATGGAGTCTGCGTAGTCACTGATCCACTCTGAGGAAAAGGGAGGCAGGGAAACGGGGCTTCCTCAGGTCTGGCATTTGGGCCCCACCCCAGGGCCTGCTAGGCTAATGGAGATCTTTCCCACAGGGCCCGGGGCGCAGGTGCTAAGGAAACCCCAGGGGCTGCAAGCTGGGCCCTTGCTCTGCCTGCCCAGTATGCCCGTGCCGCTGTGCCAGGGGCTCAGGCGAACGACTCCCTGAGGACCCAGACACAGCCCCACGGTCCTCCTGCCCAGGCCTCCACGCGCCACTCTCAGGGAGCATGGACTTGGCTGGTGACATTCAGACACTGTCCCCACAGAGTGTCCTGCCCACCCAGAGCCCAGGAAGGAGGTGCCAGTCACCCCCGCAGTACTAACTCTGAATGCCAGTCTTCACAGGGTGGCTCTCTGTGGACACCAGCAGGGGGCCCTTCAGGGCCAAGGCCGCTGACACCCCACTTGGCTTCTGGAACACCACGTAGGCTACCTGGAACccctaagagagagagagatgtcagAGGCTGGGGGCTCCTCCGCATGCCTGGCACAAGGTCTCCAGGCCCGTCCCCAGCCTAGCCGGGGGCTACACCAGGGGAGACACTGCTAGGCTATTCCTGAGCCATGGAGAGAACCAGAGGCCATCCCATAATCCCACACTTACGCCCTTGACGTAAAGTGCATCAGGGGCAGCCACACTTCCAGTGATCCTGCTTCTGCGGGAAGTGACAGCTGTTCCCAGCTCTTCCTCAGGAAGAGGGGACACACAGGCTGCCGTTCTTCCAGTCACAGGAGGGATGCTGTGAAACGGAGGGGTCGCCCTGGGCCAGGGCAGGCTTTTGGAAGCCAGGCCTGGGCACACACACCATGCCAGATGCCACTGTGTGGGGAGGAGGTGTGGGCTCCAGGGCCACTGGGAAAGCCGTGAAGAACAATGCTCCTGGAGACCCGGCCCCTAAGCCTGGGGAAGGAGCTCCCTCAGCGGAGGAAGCAGGAGGGCAGCCGGGGGAGGCCCTGCAGGCGCCCAGCAGAGACGGCCCCTGAGCATTAACACAGGACGGAAAAAGCCAGGCAGGAACTGCAAGGATGTGGCAAATCTGAGAAGGAATCACAGGCTTTGTCACCTGGACAGCCTCCTCCTACACCACGCACGGTGAGGACGGGCTCAGGACCACAGAATGCTCTGACGTCCCAGTGCCAGCTCCCCCAGCACACTGGGGACAATGCCCCACCCCCCTCACTCTAGTGGAAGCCCGTGCTTGGCGGCTCACCGGAACCGGCTTGGGATGAAAAAACTTCGACCTTGACTCCTTTGGGCTCTCGGCCAGGTCCGGCTTCTCCTGCAACTCTACAGACTGGACGAGGCCACAGGAGGACAGGAGGCGGGACAGGCTCTCCTGCCGCAGGGAGAGGGAAGCCAAGTGTGAGCATCTGCAGGGGCATCCGAAAGCCTCctactccagcatgggtggcaCTGCCAGGGGTCCAGCGCCCCTGAATGACTCAGAGCCACAGCCACATCTGCCCAAGCCGGGAGCCTGTGGGCACCACGGCCTCCGACCTGTTCTGCAGGGATAATATGGAGGTCAATATTcctgctctttctcttttttatttatttattttttttttgagttggagaactgctctgtagcccaggctggagtcctatagtgtgatctcgggtcacggcaacctccacctccaggtttcaagtgattcttgtgtctcagtctccgagtagctgggattgcaggtgcccaccaccacacccggctaatttttgtaatttgaatagagacggggttttgccatgttggctaggctggtcttgaactcctgacctcaggtgatccgcccatctcggcctcccaaaatgctgggattacaggcatgagccaccgtgcccagcatatTCCTGCTCTCTCTCATTGGAGACAGGTGGGGACATTCTTGCTATTACTCTGATTTTATATATACGACAAGTTTTACTACCTGAATCAGCAGTGGTGATCCTATGCTGTGACAGGATGGAGGTTGTCTGATCAGCAGTGGTGACCCTATGCTGTGACAGGATGGAGGTTGTCTGTCTGATCAGCAGTGGTGACCCTATGCTGTGACAGTCAGGATGGTGGTTATCAGTGGGGGTTCTGGGATGTGCTGCTGTGTCTCCACCTGGGTGCTGACTACACAGGTATGTTCTGTCTCTGGGATGCAGCGAGCTGGACACCTGCCACTGGGGCCCTTCCCTGTACACATGCTGCACTTCAAAAAGGTCAGAATTCACACCCCCTCTTCTACACGCTTCTTGTTTTCTCTAAATTTAGAGGAATGTTTTAGAAATTAGGGTTTCTTTTTTGAAAACTAATCCAGGAATTCCcttggccaggggcggtggctcacgcatataatctcagcactttgggaggctggggggatTTGGATTACTtcaggtcacgagttcgagaccagcctggccaacatggtgaaaccttttctatactgaaaatacaaaaattagccgggcatggtggtgggcgcctgtaattccagctgctcgggaggctgcggcaggagaactgcttgaacctgggaagcagaagtcacagtgagccatgatcgccgTGCTCTaggctgagcaacagagggagactccatctcaaaaaaaaaaaaaaaaaaaaaaaattaacagttgtGTTTGGATAAAATTAGaagcacttttcatttttttatactttCCTACCTTCAAATTATGGACACGTATAATCTCAAAGAAAACACGTAATTCAAACAACTTCGGGTAATACGTAAAAAAGCGTTGGGCTACTTAggattacactttttttttccttttttttgtttgagtcagagtctcacactgttgcccaggctggagtgcagtggtgcgatcttggctcactgcaacctacacctaccaggttcaagcagttcttgtgcctcagtctcccaagtagtggggattacaggcgtgtgccaccatgttcggctaatttttggggttttttgggtttttttgagatggagtctcactctgtcacctagactggagtgcagtggcacaatctcgactcactgcaacctccgcctccggggttcaagggattctcatccctcagcttcctgagtagccaagactacccgcacacgccatcatgcctggctaattttttgtgttttttagtagtgacggggtttcaccatgttggccaggttcgtctcgaactcctgactttaggtgatccacccgcctcagcctcccaaagtgcatgagccaccatgcctggcaggatTATACTTTTAAAGACATCTTTGAAAAGCCAGTTCCCTGACTGGAGATCAAGGCAGCCTCTTAACACT
The Piliocolobus tephrosceles isolate RC106 chromosome 19, ASM277652v3, whole genome shotgun sequence genome window above contains:
- the RRP7A gene encoding ribosomal RNA-processing protein 7 homolog A isoform X2, whose amino-acid sequence is MVARRRKRAARDPEDCIPSPPGYAAIPIKFSEKQQASHYLYVRAHGVRQGTKSIWPQKRTLFVLNVPPYCTEESLSRLLSSCGLVQSVELQEKPDLAESPKESRSKFFHPKPVPGFQVAYVVFQKPSGVSAALALKGPLLVSTESHPVKTGIQKWISDYADSMPDPEALRVEVDTFMEAYDQKIAEEEAKAKEEEGVCDEEGWVKVTRRGWRPVLPRTEAASLRVLERERRKRARKELLNFYPWQHRESKMEHLAQLRKKFEEDKQRIELLRAQRKFRPY
- the RRP7A gene encoding ribosomal RNA-processing protein 7 homolog A isoform X1: MKVGPWRAGPEGRAWSQGAGQTPRKRARACAEPQLLASPALPDGRIVARRKKRPAGERDDRIPSPPGYAAIPIKFSEKQQASHYLYVRAHGVRQGTKSIWPQKRTLFVLNVPPYCTEESLSRLLSSCGLVQSVELQEKPDLAESPKESRSKFFHPKPVPGFQVAYVVFQKPSGVSAALALKGPLLVSTESHPVKTGIQKWISDYADSMPDPEALRVEVDTFMEAYDQKIAEEEAKAKEEEGVCDEEGWVKVTRRGWRPVLPRTEAASLRVLERERRKRARKELLNFYPWQHRESKMEHLAQLRKKFEEDKQRIELLRAQRKFRPY